The Candidatus Neomarinimicrobiota bacterium genome contains a region encoding:
- a CDS encoding prepilin-type N-terminal cleavage/methylation domain-containing protein: MDKLIYYENTSNKMTKRTIELSKGFTMIELVTVISLMGVLAAVAVPRINDFITNSKIAASKNEMLQIRAAISGTPDRTAGGRYVDRGYIGDVGAVPSSLTDLTTKPGAVDDYDYFSRTGWNGPYLQNDGTGEIFKDSWSTPYVLNVADSTIRSYGPNKVDDSGGGDDILIKYQ; the protein is encoded by the coding sequence ATGGATAAATTGATATATTATGAGAATACGAGTAATAAAATGACAAAAAGAACTATCGAATTATCAAAAGGGTTTACGATGATAGAGCTGGTGACGGTGATTTCGCTAATGGGTGTCCTCGCCGCTGTTGCAGTACCGAGAATTAATGATTTTATCACCAATTCAAAAATTGCGGCAAGCAAAAACGAAATGTTGCAGATAAGAGCCGCCATATCCGGCACACCCGACCGTACAGCAGGCGGAAGATACGTTGATAGAGGATATATCGGAGATGTGGGAGCGGTTCCCTCTAGCCTGACGGATTTAACCACCAAACCCGGTGCAGTTGACGACTATGATTACTTTTCCAGGACAGGATGGAATGGGCCGTATCTTCAGAATGACGGCACAGGAGAAATATTTAAAGACTCGTGGAGCACACCTTATGTGCTGAATGTCGCTGACAGCACGATTCGCAGCTATGGACCCAACAAAGTTGATGATTCGGGCGGGGGTGATGATATACTGATTAAATATCAGTGA